One part of the Dyadobacter sp. 676 genome encodes these proteins:
- a CDS encoding STN and carboxypeptidase regulatory-like domain-containing protein — protein MNQNSIFRRVLRLAVIMVMIPLGGFAQQILNKPVDISVKGQPVSAVLKSISEQGKFYFSYNSNLIAGDSLVTLNVARQPVRQVLDQLFHDKFQYKEKGDYLIILPAAKEKSFHINGRILDGETGQPVDYASIYSRQLLVSTLSEDDGGFRLRIRDRAFPVYLTVSKVGYGDTTVVINSADEATRTMRIQPKAVDLDPLIVRYSEGESTWLGRLFLSQRLRAQSRNIGRFFVSLPYQASLTPGLGTHGRMSGQVVNKFSLNLAGGYTAGVNGVEIAGGFNISKENVRYVQLAGAFNVVSGHVNGVQIAGFGNNVLDSLHGVQISGFSGMVRKHVGGAQISGFLSRAGGGHRRSADHRCHRPDP, from the coding sequence ATGAATCAAAATTCTATATTCCGTCGTGTATTGAGGCTGGCTGTTATTATGGTAATGATCCCTCTCGGGGGCTTCGCACAGCAGATTTTGAATAAACCGGTTGATATCTCCGTAAAGGGGCAGCCGGTTTCTGCTGTTTTGAAATCCATCAGCGAACAGGGAAAATTCTATTTTTCTTACAACAGCAATCTGATCGCCGGCGATAGTCTGGTTACGTTGAATGTTGCCCGGCAACCCGTGCGGCAAGTACTCGACCAGCTTTTTCATGATAAATTCCAATACAAGGAAAAAGGCGACTACCTGATCATCCTTCCGGCGGCGAAGGAGAAGTCGTTTCACATTAATGGCCGTATTCTCGATGGCGAAACCGGGCAGCCCGTCGACTACGCGAGTATTTATTCGCGGCAATTGCTCGTTTCCACGCTTTCGGAGGACGACGGCGGTTTCCGACTGCGCATCCGGGACAGGGCGTTCCCCGTTTACCTGACGGTCAGCAAAGTGGGTTATGGCGATACGACGGTCGTCATTAACAGCGCCGACGAGGCAACCCGGACAATGCGCATCCAGCCCAAAGCCGTCGACCTGGATCCGTTGATTGTCCGCTACTCTGAGGGCGAATCTACATGGCTGGGCCGCCTTTTTCTTTCGCAGCGCCTTCGTGCGCAAAGCCGGAATATCGGCCGTTTTTTCGTCTCGTTGCCCTACCAGGCTTCGCTTACGCCCGGACTGGGTACGCACGGGCGCATGAGCGGGCAGGTGGTTAACAAATTTTCGCTAAACCTCGCCGGTGGTTACACGGCCGGAGTGAATGGGGTCGAAATTGCGGGTGGTTTTAATATTTCAAAGGAAAATGTTCGCTATGTGCAGCTTGCAGGGGCATTCAATGTGGTGTCAGGGCATGTCAATGGGGTGCAGATAGCGGGTTTCGGCAACAATGTACTCGACTCGTTGCACGGCGTGCAAATTTCCGGTTTTAGCGGAATGGTGCGGAAACACGTCGGCGGGGCGCAGATAAGCGGGTTTTTGAGCAGGGCCGGAGGGGGGCATCGCAGGAGCGCAGATCACCG
- a CDS encoding FecR domain-containing protein, with protein sequence MKTEHNPNIDELLVKSMLDEASVAEQIEIKQWLLDDDDNQRYYEHFELIWNESKRLSRASTVDENAAWERFKARTAGKVQEAEVMPMYPKPVFRILRMVAMVLMTAGVGWLSYLASTRNSSPEMLRVSSGMQTLTDTLPDGSIVTLNRKSTIRFPKEFEGKTRLVQLTGEAFFDVKPDKSKPFLISVNDVTVKVVGTSFNVKDDAEKTEVIVETGIVEVARADQKIRITPKEEATVMKASAQMRKSVTGDEFYNYYRTRRLFCDGTPLWRLVEILNEAYEADIVIGNERLREMPINTTFDQNSLENILGVISETLSLKVEHHGDRIVLK encoded by the coding sequence CCAAACATAGATGAATTGCTGGTGAAGTCGATGCTCGACGAGGCCAGCGTTGCGGAGCAGATCGAAATCAAGCAATGGCTGCTTGACGACGACGATAACCAGCGGTACTACGAACATTTCGAGTTGATCTGGAACGAAAGCAAACGGCTTTCACGGGCGAGTACTGTCGATGAAAATGCGGCCTGGGAGCGATTTAAAGCACGTACGGCGGGCAAAGTGCAGGAAGCCGAGGTAATGCCGATGTATCCGAAACCGGTATTCAGGATACTGCGGATGGTAGCGATGGTACTCATGACGGCCGGCGTAGGCTGGCTGAGCTACCTCGCGTCTACACGCAATTCGTCACCGGAGATGTTGAGGGTCAGTTCGGGAATGCAAACTCTGACCGACACGTTGCCGGACGGCTCCATCGTTACCCTCAACAGGAAGTCGACCATTCGTTTTCCCAAAGAATTTGAGGGAAAAACACGTCTGGTACAGCTTACGGGAGAGGCTTTTTTTGATGTAAAACCCGATAAATCGAAGCCGTTCCTGATTTCGGTCAATGACGTGACGGTGAAAGTGGTGGGCACTTCATTTAATGTAAAAGACGACGCCGAAAAAACGGAAGTCATTGTGGAAACAGGCATCGTGGAGGTCGCACGGGCCGATCAGAAGATCCGCATTACGCCGAAAGAGGAAGCGACCGTTATGAAGGCCAGTGCGCAAATGCGCAAGAGTGTCACCGGGGACGAATTTTACAATTATTACCGAACCCGCAGGCTTTTCTGCGACGGCACGCCGTTATGGCGACTGGTTGAAATCCTGAACGAAGCCTACGAAGCGGATATCGTGATCGGCAACGAGCGATTGCGGGAAATGCCGATCAATACCACATTCGATCAGAACTCGCTGGAAAATATCCTGGGCGTCATCAGCGAAACCCTTTCACTCAAAGTTGAACACCATGGTGACCGCATCGTTTTGAAATAG